A part of Streptomyces sp. NBC_00557 genomic DNA contains:
- a CDS encoding ATP-binding protein produces MSSFIGRIDELVELKRLVRATRLLTLTGPGGVGKSRLAVELTALEQRGGRCEVSLVELASATTGEQARQRITEALEGTREARTPMVGARSGTGSDRDRLLVLDNCEHVLDGCGLALSAILPRYPGLRVVATSRARLRLPGETVYSVGGLSLPDPDGGGSLDGLLRSDAVRLFVHRAQAVSCGFQLTEDNAVHVVALCARLDGLPLALELAAGLVRAFPPGEIHHRLDDRLSLLTCGWRTADRRHQSLRSAIEWSYDLLTPQERSLFRSLSLLPGGFGTDAAAAVAVDHGIPPSAVPQLLAGLEAKSLIVAGADRAGSARFGMLESIRCYGHERLRAEGEEIRAYDRLVDWLAELARPFREAALTPARTCRRLDEERDNLTSLLQWLSVGSDPRQLLLAGALALVDINRGYAAESRTMLAGALDRTDPGAGDRSIALCMQALLIAWEGNAGEAVQLALRAVTLERRRPQRREHLICRMLLVLSLARTQHGDQSSRADLEECLEISHRIGDRVMTAFCLILLAWQLLGAGDTVQAVRLVDQALPILRGEANPVLLRVILHTAGVLALERDDCAAAEAHFAEALGDTDHVSDAAHLGAAGPALWGLAVSAARGGRFERALRLFAAVERYDVSAALVLPPWFRARVEEAAATALRALPKARAEGALAAGRRLGPRQIVHYARDEQPATAPDGDDPLSPREREVIDLVADGLTNRQIAARLYLSVRTVETHVRNVRTTLGLRSRTHVAAWSARRAQAMPTRTEGGAGAGSVV; encoded by the coding sequence TTGAGCAGTTTCATCGGCCGCATCGATGAGCTGGTGGAGCTGAAGCGGCTGGTGCGCGCCACACGACTGCTGACCCTGACAGGGCCCGGGGGTGTGGGCAAGTCACGCCTGGCGGTGGAGTTGACTGCCCTTGAACAGCGCGGCGGACGCTGTGAGGTCAGCCTTGTCGAACTGGCGTCGGCGACCACGGGGGAGCAAGCGCGGCAGCGGATCACCGAAGCGCTCGAGGGAACCAGGGAAGCGCGTACCCCCATGGTGGGGGCACGGAGCGGGACGGGCTCCGACCGCGATCGGCTTCTGGTGCTCGACAATTGTGAGCATGTGCTCGACGGCTGCGGGCTGGCCCTCAGCGCGATACTCCCTCGCTATCCGGGCCTGCGCGTCGTGGCCACCAGTCGCGCACGATTACGGTTGCCGGGCGAGACGGTGTACTCGGTGGGGGGTCTCTCCCTGCCGGATCCCGATGGCGGCGGATCACTCGACGGCTTGCTGCGCTCGGACGCCGTCCGGCTCTTCGTCCACCGGGCTCAGGCCGTCTCCTGCGGATTCCAGCTTACCGAGGACAACGCCGTACACGTCGTCGCGTTGTGTGCCAGGCTGGACGGGCTGCCGCTGGCGCTGGAGCTGGCGGCCGGTCTCGTGCGGGCCTTTCCGCCGGGCGAGATCCACCATCGGCTGGACGACCGCCTTTCCCTCCTGACCTGCGGATGGCGTACGGCGGATCGACGTCACCAGAGTCTTCGCTCGGCCATCGAATGGAGCTATGACCTGCTGACGCCTCAGGAGCGGTCGCTGTTCCGGTCACTGTCGCTGTTGCCGGGCGGGTTCGGGACGGATGCCGCCGCGGCCGTCGCCGTGGACCATGGCATACCCCCGTCGGCCGTGCCGCAGCTGCTGGCCGGCCTTGAAGCCAAGTCCCTCATCGTCGCCGGTGCCGACCGGGCAGGTTCCGCCCGGTTCGGGATGTTGGAGTCGATCCGGTGTTACGGGCATGAACGGCTCCGTGCCGAAGGCGAGGAGATACGGGCCTACGACCGTCTCGTGGACTGGCTTGCGGAACTCGCGCGCCCGTTCCGGGAGGCAGCACTCACGCCTGCCAGGACCTGCCGACGACTGGACGAGGAACGCGACAATCTCACGTCTCTGCTGCAGTGGTTGAGCGTGGGAAGCGACCCGCGCCAGCTCCTCCTCGCCGGGGCGCTGGCCCTCGTGGACATCAACCGGGGGTACGCGGCGGAGTCCCGGACGATGCTGGCCGGGGCGTTGGACCGAACGGATCCGGGGGCGGGCGACCGCAGCATCGCTCTGTGCATGCAGGCGCTGCTCATCGCGTGGGAGGGGAACGCCGGCGAAGCGGTACAGCTTGCGCTGCGGGCAGTGACGCTCGAGCGCCGGCGCCCGCAGCGCCGCGAACATCTGATCTGCCGCATGCTGCTGGTGCTGAGCCTGGCCCGGACGCAACACGGCGACCAGAGCTCGAGGGCCGATCTCGAGGAGTGTTTGGAGATCAGCCACCGGATCGGCGATCGCGTCATGACCGCGTTCTGCCTGATCCTCCTCGCCTGGCAGTTGCTCGGCGCCGGCGACACGGTCCAGGCGGTGCGGCTGGTTGACCAAGCCCTCCCGATCCTGAGGGGCGAGGCCAATCCGGTCCTGCTACGGGTGATCCTGCACACGGCCGGCGTCCTTGCCCTGGAACGGGACGACTGCGCTGCGGCGGAGGCGCACTTCGCCGAGGCGCTGGGAGACACGGACCACGTGAGCGACGCGGCTCACCTGGGCGCAGCCGGTCCCGCGCTCTGGGGCCTGGCTGTCAGCGCGGCGCGGGGCGGTCGTTTCGAGCGGGCGCTGCGGCTGTTCGCGGCCGTCGAAAGGTACGACGTGTCCGCGGCCCTCGTACTGCCTCCCTGGTTCCGGGCGCGGGTGGAGGAGGCGGCGGCCACAGCGCTGAGGGCGCTGCCCAAGGCACGGGCCGAGGGTGCGCTTGCGGCAGGGCGCCGGCTGGGTCCACGACAGATCGTGCACTACGCACGGGACGAACAGCCGGCAACCGCACCCGATGGTGACGACCCGCTCAGCCCGCGCGAACGGGAAGTGATCGACCTGGTGGCTGACGGACTCACCAATCGACAGATAGCGGCCCGGTTGTATCTGTCGGTTCGCACCGTCGAGACCCACGTCCGCAACGTCCGCACCACACTCGGACTGCGTTCCCGTACCCATGTCGCCGCATGGTCCGCACGGCGGGCGCAGGCCATGCCCACACGCACCGAAGGAGGGGCCGGAGCCGGGTCCGTGGTGTAA
- a CDS encoding TetR/AcrR family transcriptional regulator, protein MTEKNRPAPGLRQRKKARIRRALADAALRLFLERGYDAVTVAEIADAADVSVPTLFSYFRSKEALLFDLEPEIDAGLVAAVRQRSPGRDVLDAVQEYLMSLPTADPREREQFEAFLGLVHGTPALRVHWQQMWLRHADTLADALAADRGLETPDLRIRAVARFIIDAVMLVTLEPDPPAALADLLALLRSGLDAAGLA, encoded by the coding sequence GTGACCGAAAAGAACCGTCCAGCGCCCGGCCTGCGGCAGCGCAAGAAGGCCCGCATCCGCCGGGCACTGGCCGACGCGGCCTTGAGGCTGTTCCTCGAACGCGGCTACGACGCGGTCACCGTGGCGGAGATCGCCGATGCCGCCGACGTCTCGGTGCCCACCCTGTTCTCCTACTTCCGCAGCAAGGAAGCGCTGCTCTTCGACCTGGAACCGGAGATCGACGCCGGCCTCGTTGCCGCGGTCCGTCAGCGCTCTCCTGGCCGTGACGTACTCGATGCGGTGCAGGAGTACCTGATGTCACTGCCTACGGCGGATCCCCGGGAGCGGGAACAGTTCGAGGCGTTCCTCGGCCTCGTGCACGGCACCCCGGCACTGCGCGTCCACTGGCAGCAGATGTGGCTACGGCACGCGGACACCCTGGCCGACGCGCTCGCAGCCGACCGTGGCCTGGAGACTCCCGACCTGCGGATCCGCGCAGTGGCCCGATTCATCATCGACGCAGTGATGCTCGTCACGCTCGAACCGGATCCGCCGGCAGCGCTGGCCGACCTGCTTGCCCTGCTGCGCTCCGGGCTGGACGCCGCCGGCCTGGCCTGA
- a CDS encoding winged helix-turn-helix transcriptional regulator encodes MDVQGGTSRNPGHLGATPHRGDLFDAACPTRQLLDRVGTKWTTMLVLTLDQTDGELRFTELKRALTGISQKMLTQTLRSLERDGLVTRRVEPSVPPRVFYGLTARGKSLAQPLSQLREWAEMHMPQIQLDQDAFDRSL; translated from the coding sequence GTGGACGTTCAAGGAGGCACTTCCCGGAACCCTGGTCACCTCGGGGCAACCCCTCACCGCGGCGACCTCTTCGATGCAGCCTGCCCCACCAGGCAGCTGCTCGACCGGGTCGGCACGAAATGGACGACAATGCTCGTCCTGACCCTCGACCAGACCGATGGCGAACTTCGTTTCACCGAACTCAAGCGAGCCCTGACCGGGATCTCCCAGAAGATGCTGACGCAGACCCTGAGGTCGCTCGAGCGGGATGGCCTCGTCACCCGCCGGGTCGAGCCTTCCGTTCCGCCACGGGTGTTCTACGGGCTCACCGCGCGTGGAAAGTCGTTGGCACAACCCCTGTCACAGTTGCGAGAGTGGGCGGAGATGCACATGCCACAGATTCAGCTCGATCAGGACGCATTCGACCGTTCACTCTGA
- a CDS encoding alpha/beta fold hydrolase, whose protein sequence is MLTAYLADAQARYISVNDVRLAVEVAGEGPAVLLLHGFPHTRAIWSEVAPLLTAAGLRVVAPDLRGLGDSDRAAGGYLATELAGDLVGLLDALDIDRAHVVGIDLGAAPAFALAATHAHRVSSLTLSEAVIGTLPGAESFTASGAPWWFGLHSAPGGFAEDLLEGREDHYIRFFLDGGSRRGLSEALTARIVEAYRGRESLRAAFEHYRAMPANAGWISSWVTHNVFTLPVLTIGGGAVGEGTARQLAPFSEKLTASLLPNAGHIVPIDEPEEFSALVAQHVKSAEARS, encoded by the coding sequence ATGTTGACTGCCTACCTGGCGGACGCCCAAGCGCGGTACATCTCGGTGAACGACGTCCGCCTCGCGGTCGAGGTGGCGGGTGAGGGCCCCGCGGTCCTGCTGCTGCACGGTTTTCCGCACACGCGGGCGATCTGGTCCGAAGTCGCGCCACTGCTGACGGCGGCCGGGCTTCGTGTCGTCGCGCCGGATCTACGCGGTCTGGGCGACAGCGACCGGGCGGCCGGCGGTTACCTGGCGACCGAGCTCGCCGGGGATCTGGTCGGGCTCCTCGACGCGCTTGACATCGACCGGGCGCACGTCGTCGGCATCGACCTCGGCGCTGCACCGGCGTTCGCGCTGGCGGCGACCCACGCGCACCGCGTGTCCAGTCTGACGCTGAGTGAGGCGGTGATCGGCACACTGCCCGGAGCCGAATCCTTCACGGCGAGCGGCGCCCCCTGGTGGTTCGGGCTCCATTCGGCTCCGGGCGGGTTCGCCGAGGACCTGCTGGAGGGGCGGGAAGACCACTACATCCGGTTCTTCCTCGACGGCGGAAGCCGCCGCGGGCTCTCGGAGGCGCTGACCGCCCGGATCGTCGAGGCGTACCGTGGGCGGGAGTCCTTGCGGGCCGCTTTCGAGCATTACCGCGCGATGCCCGCGAACGCGGGCTGGATCTCCTCGTGGGTGACGCACAACGTGTTCACACTTCCGGTGCTCACGATCGGCGGAGGCGCAGTCGGCGAGGGCACCGCGCGTCAACTCGCCCCGTTTAGCGAGAAGTTGACCGCTAGCCTGCTGCCCAACGCCGGCCACATCGTTCCGATCGACGAGCCCGAAGAGTTTTCGGCACTGGTAGCGCAGCACGTCAAGTCGGCGGAGGCGCGATCATGA
- a CDS encoding alpha/beta hydrolase has product MTREQREQVRELRRNSPLDLGGDLDVQRPLFEQILSSQPVPTDAIVEKLDLAGVAALSVTISGAPQPVGTALYFHGGAFALGSANSSLGLVTQIARRSGLRVVTVDYRLAPEHPAPAAATDAATCYEALLDSGIGADELIVIGESAGGGVALRLLTSLVAGNRPVPAGAVLLSPWIDLTLAGDSMTTRASVDVAVNREALARRVLDYAGEGATAAREHSPLFDDLHGLPPTLVQVGTHETLLDDSIRLASRLAAADVSVILDITAEVPHVFQGFAPILDEGALALDRAGQFVRTALKQPARDLLPG; this is encoded by the coding sequence ATGACTCGTGAGCAACGCGAGCAGGTCCGCGAACTCCGGCGGAACTCGCCGCTCGACCTGGGTGGCGATCTCGACGTCCAACGGCCGCTGTTCGAACAGATCCTCAGCTCGCAGCCGGTGCCCACCGACGCCATCGTCGAGAAGCTCGACCTGGCGGGTGTCGCCGCGCTGTCGGTCACGATCAGCGGTGCGCCGCAACCGGTCGGCACCGCGCTCTACTTCCACGGCGGCGCGTTCGCACTGGGTTCGGCGAACAGCTCCTTGGGCTTGGTGACCCAGATCGCCCGGCGATCGGGACTGCGGGTCGTCACCGTGGATTACCGGCTTGCGCCGGAGCACCCGGCACCGGCCGCGGCGACCGATGCCGCGACGTGTTATGAAGCGCTGCTGGACTCGGGTATCGGCGCCGACGAACTGATCGTGATCGGGGAGTCCGCCGGAGGCGGGGTGGCACTGAGACTGCTCACGTCACTGGTGGCGGGAAACCGGCCCGTACCGGCGGGCGCGGTGTTGCTGTCGCCCTGGATCGACTTGACATTGGCCGGCGACTCGATGACAACGCGGGCGTCCGTAGACGTCGCGGTGAATCGGGAAGCGCTCGCCCGGCGCGTGCTCGACTACGCCGGCGAAGGTGCTACCGCGGCGCGGGAGCACAGCCCGCTGTTCGACGACCTGCACGGGTTGCCGCCCACTCTCGTGCAGGTCGGAACGCACGAAACACTGCTCGACGACTCCATCCGGCTCGCCTCCCGCCTGGCAGCCGCCGACGTCTCGGTCATCCTCGACATCACCGCGGAAGTGCCACACGTCTTCCAGGGCTTCGCGCCGATCCTGGACGAGGGCGCATTGGCGCTCGACCGCGCGGGCCAGTTCGTCCGAACCGCGCTGAAACAACCGGCACGCGATCTTCTGCCCGGCTGA
- a CDS encoding IS5 family transposase, whose product MGRGDISDSEWARLEPHLPKSLGRGGRWKDHRTVINGIFFRPRTGVPWRDLPTRFGKWKTVHDRHRRWSADGTWERILRAVQADADTEGRIDWSAVSVDSTVCRVHQHAAGARHRPARIPGQRRRPARHVPDEAIGRSRGGLTTKIHLASEGGCRPLAVLVTPGQWGDAPQLIPVLDRIRVPRPFGGHPRTRPDHVCGDKAYSSRRNRRYLRRRQIRHTIPERRDQRANRQRRGSRGGRPTSFDRDRYARRNEVERTVNALKGFRAVATRYDKRAYVFHGTVTLTAIRLWLRR is encoded by the coding sequence GTGGGACGGGGCGACATATCTGACAGCGAGTGGGCTCGATTGGAGCCGCACCTGCCAAAGAGCCTGGGACGCGGGGGCCGGTGGAAGGATCACCGCACTGTCATCAACGGCATCTTCTTCCGGCCGCGGACCGGCGTTCCGTGGCGGGACCTGCCCACGCGGTTCGGGAAGTGGAAGACGGTCCATGACCGTCACCGCCGGTGGTCTGCGGACGGCACGTGGGAGCGAATCCTGCGGGCTGTCCAAGCCGACGCGGACACGGAAGGTCGGATCGACTGGAGCGCGGTGAGCGTGGATTCCACGGTGTGCCGCGTGCACCAGCATGCCGCCGGAGCCCGTCACCGGCCGGCTCGGATTCCGGGACAACGCCGTCGCCCGGCACGACATGTCCCCGATGAGGCGATCGGTCGCTCGCGCGGCGGGCTCACGACAAAGATCCATCTGGCCAGTGAGGGCGGGTGCCGTCCGCTGGCTGTCCTGGTCACGCCTGGGCAGTGGGGTGATGCACCGCAGTTGATTCCGGTCCTGGACCGAATCCGTGTCCCTCGCCCGTTTGGGGGACACCCGCGGACACGACCGGACCACGTGTGCGGCGATAAGGCGTACAGCTCGCGTCGAAACCGCCGCTACCTGCGCCGACGGCAGATCCGGCACACCATCCCCGAGCGCCGGGATCAGCGTGCCAACCGTCAGCGGCGTGGCAGCCGGGGCGGTCGCCCCACCAGCTTCGACCGGGACCGGTACGCCCGCAGGAACGAAGTCGAGCGCACCGTAAACGCACTCAAGGGGTTCCGCGCCGTGGCGACCCGGTACGACAAAAGAGCATACGTATTCCACGGCACGGTCACCCTCACCGCTATCCGGCTATGGCTGCGCCGGTAA
- a CDS encoding winged helix-turn-helix transcriptional regulator, translating into MKEGAQLTQAETGDRYEVFHTDCPARDVVDHVTSRWGIWVLISLRSNHLRFHELRDSIQGISEKMLAQTLRALVQDGLVWREVEPTTPPQVTYGLSEFGQDVSEPLTDLFDRITQRLPPRSPG; encoded by the coding sequence ATGAAGGAAGGCGCGCAGCTGACGCAGGCCGAGACAGGCGATCGGTATGAGGTGTTTCACACCGACTGCCCCGCGCGAGACGTGGTCGACCACGTGACCAGCAGATGGGGTATCTGGGTGCTGATCTCCTTGCGGAGCAACCACCTTCGGTTCCACGAGCTGCGCGACAGCATCCAGGGCATCAGCGAGAAAATGCTCGCTCAGACCCTGCGCGCGCTGGTCCAGGACGGCTTGGTGTGGCGGGAGGTAGAGCCGACGACGCCGCCCCAGGTCACCTACGGGCTGTCCGAGTTCGGTCAGGACGTCAGCGAGCCGCTGACGGACTTGTTCGACCGGATCACACAGCGGCTACCGCCGCGCAGCCCGGGATAG
- a CDS encoding SDR family oxidoreductase gives MIVVTGATGNVGRPLTQALAEAGEQVTAVSRHAVAMPDGVRHVTADLAELTSLTPALDGANALFLLLSGELHAPEARPADIIGLAAARGVRRVVLLSSQGVATRPLGPSRVAMRAVEDALRESGLDWAVLRPGGFASNALAWAESVRTQGTVAAPFGDVGVPVIDPADIAEVAAACLLDDRHTGRVYELTGPEVITPRQQAEAIAAALGSPVRFHELTRDEAKATMTRFVPAELADDTLDIISAPNPAELRISPDVERVLGRAPRPFDGWVARNIAAFR, from the coding sequence ATGATCGTGGTGACCGGGGCTACCGGGAATGTGGGCCGACCTTTGACGCAGGCCCTGGCCGAGGCGGGCGAGCAGGTGACGGCGGTGTCGCGGCACGCGGTGGCGATGCCGGACGGAGTCCGGCATGTGACGGCCGACCTGGCTGAGCTGACAAGCCTCACACCCGCGCTGGACGGGGCGAACGCCCTGTTCCTCCTGCTGTCCGGAGAACTGCACGCCCCGGAAGCCAGGCCGGCCGACATCATCGGCCTGGCCGCGGCCAGGGGGGTCCGCCGGGTCGTCCTGCTGTCTTCGCAGGGCGTGGCGACCAGGCCGCTCGGCCCGTCGCGGGTCGCGATGCGCGCGGTGGAGGACGCGTTGCGGGAGTCCGGCCTGGACTGGGCCGTCCTGCGACCGGGCGGTTTCGCCTCCAACGCCTTGGCCTGGGCGGAGTCCGTCCGCACGCAGGGGACGGTCGCCGCGCCCTTCGGCGACGTAGGGGTGCCGGTCATCGACCCGGCGGACATCGCCGAGGTCGCGGCGGCCTGCCTGCTGGACGACCGGCACACCGGCAGGGTGTACGAGCTGACCGGGCCGGAGGTCATCACGCCGCGTCAGCAGGCGGAGGCGATCGCCGCCGCGCTCGGCTCGCCTGTACGGTTCCACGAACTCACCCGCGACGAGGCCAAGGCCACCATGACCCGGTTCGTGCCGGCAGAACTCGCCGACGACACCCTGGACATCATCTCCGCCCCGAACCCCGCCGAACTGCGGATCAGCCCGGACGTGGAACGAGTCCTCGGCCGCGCCCCGCGCCCCTTCGACGGCTGGGTCGCCCGCAACATCGCCGCTTTCCGCTGA
- a CDS encoding catalase family protein — protein sequence MDPVRYEDYRPIERPGYQEELDAVVAQVARRTRASVEREAVGGAVRTAHGKTYGLLRATVTVGDNRGVYRQGIFARPTVYDAVVRYSNGLGHQRPDHQLGAACGMGIKLFGVAGPSLLDDERDSGTFDLNLINNDVFFANTAYDYMVIEELFAELPEALVDPARRKTWMAEFLTRRQTLTDPGSWLWDELFAMLSFTAVPRRNLLSYTYNSMGAFRYGDHIAKIRTVPTAASLASLTHQMVDVRADNEAFRRTLVAEAAERDHSFELQVQINTDLARMPVDNTSVKWPEDLSPWVTVARVDLPRQDIGGDDNLAAADATSITPWRSREEHRPLGEIQRVRQEVYRRSSIERHRINGQERREPVSSAQLLG from the coding sequence ATGGATCCCGTCCGCTACGAGGACTACCGCCCCATCGAACGTCCGGGCTACCAGGAAGAGTTGGATGCAGTCGTCGCCCAGGTGGCGCGTCGTACTCGTGCCTCGGTCGAGCGCGAGGCCGTCGGCGGCGCTGTCCGCACTGCCCACGGAAAGACCTACGGCCTCCTCAGGGCCACGGTCACGGTTGGTGACAACCGTGGCGTCTACAGGCAGGGCATCTTCGCCCGGCCTACCGTGTACGACGCCGTCGTCCGTTACTCGAACGGCTTGGGCCACCAGCGCCCCGACCACCAGTTGGGCGCGGCGTGCGGAATGGGCATCAAGCTGTTCGGCGTCGCCGGTCCGTCGCTGCTGGACGACGAGCGAGACAGCGGGACGTTCGACCTCAACCTGATCAACAACGACGTCTTCTTCGCGAACACCGCCTACGACTACATGGTGATCGAGGAATTGTTCGCCGAACTGCCCGAGGCCCTCGTGGACCCGGCCCGCCGCAAGACCTGGATGGCGGAGTTCCTGACCCGCCGGCAGACGCTCACCGATCCCGGCAGCTGGCTGTGGGACGAACTGTTCGCCATGCTGTCGTTCACGGCCGTCCCGCGCCGGAACCTGCTGTCGTACACCTACAACAGCATGGGCGCCTTCCGGTACGGCGACCACATCGCCAAGATCCGAACCGTGCCGACCGCCGCATCCCTGGCTTCCCTCACGCACCAGATGGTGGACGTGCGCGCGGACAACGAGGCGTTCCGCCGCACCCTGGTGGCCGAGGCCGCGGAGCGAGACCACTCCTTCGAGCTCCAGGTCCAGATCAACACCGATCTGGCCCGCATGCCGGTGGACAACACGTCCGTCAAGTGGCCCGAGGACCTGTCCCCCTGGGTGACGGTCGCCCGGGTGGATCTCCCGCGCCAGGACATCGGCGGGGACGACAACCTGGCGGCCGCCGACGCCACCTCGATCACGCCGTGGCGATCGCGCGAGGAACACCGGCCCCTCGGCGAGATCCAGCGGGTCCGGCAGGAGGTGTACCGGCGCTCGTCCATCGAACGGCACCGCATCAACGGGCAAGAGCGGCGCGAACCGGTCAGCAGCGCGCAATTGCTCGGCTGA
- a CDS encoding alcohol dehydrogenase catalytic domain-containing protein encodes MKALTYHGRHDIRYGDAPDPAVTSPTDAVVQVTAAGICGSDLHIYRGNPFSQELGYTPGHECVGVVVDTGGQVTRFRPGDRVLVPASVGCAQCRSCAAGFTARCERATSSTDLCYGVSPKLPGSQAQALAVPYADVNLVHVPEGISDEAAIVLTDNAPTAWYGCRRARIQPGETVLVIGLGPVGLMAAQAAFAMGAARVLGADLVTERRAFAATLGVEPVEGEDARTAIRDMTGGRGPDAVVEAVGSDATIELALKAVRQAGRVSVIGVSQSKAFPFHMGLAQIKELEFAIGLCSVHYELPPLIALTRAGRIKPEVVVSHRFALSEGPAAYELFAGRSDGVRKILLDPTR; translated from the coding sequence GTGAAGGCACTGACTTACCACGGCCGTCACGACATCCGCTACGGGGATGCCCCCGACCCGGCCGTCACCAGCCCCACCGACGCGGTGGTGCAGGTGACCGCGGCCGGCATCTGCGGCAGCGACCTGCACATCTACCGCGGCAACCCGTTCAGCCAGGAACTGGGCTACACACCGGGGCACGAATGCGTCGGCGTGGTCGTCGACACCGGCGGCCAGGTCACCCGATTCAGGCCCGGCGACCGGGTTCTGGTGCCCGCCTCCGTCGGCTGTGCGCAGTGCCGGTCGTGCGCGGCCGGGTTCACCGCCCGGTGCGAGCGCGCCACGTCCAGCACGGACCTCTGCTACGGAGTGAGCCCGAAGCTCCCGGGCAGCCAGGCTCAGGCCCTGGCGGTGCCCTACGCCGACGTCAATCTGGTGCACGTGCCCGAGGGCATCTCCGACGAGGCCGCCATCGTGCTGACGGACAACGCCCCCACGGCCTGGTACGGCTGCCGCCGAGCCCGCATCCAGCCCGGCGAGACCGTCCTGGTCATCGGCCTCGGCCCGGTCGGCCTCATGGCCGCCCAAGCCGCCTTCGCGATGGGCGCCGCACGGGTGCTGGGCGCGGACCTGGTCACGGAGCGCCGCGCCTTCGCCGCCACCCTGGGTGTCGAGCCGGTCGAGGGCGAGGACGCACGGACTGCCATACGGGACATGACCGGCGGACGCGGGCCGGACGCCGTGGTGGAGGCCGTGGGCTCGGACGCCACCATCGAGCTCGCCCTCAAGGCCGTCCGGCAGGCCGGGCGGGTCAGCGTCATCGGGGTCAGCCAGAGCAAGGCATTCCCCTTCCACATGGGACTGGCGCAGATCAAGGAACTGGAGTTCGCCATCGGGCTGTGCTCGGTGCACTACGAACTCCCTCCCCTGATCGCCCTCACACGCGCCGGCCGGATCAAGCCCGAGGTCGTGGTCTCCCACCGCTTCGCCCTCTCCGAAGGCCCGGCGGCGTACGAACTGTTCGCAGGCCGCTCCGACGGCGTCCGCAAGATCCTTCTCGACCCCACCCGCTGA
- a CDS encoding helix-turn-helix domain-containing protein — MDDRRREVLRETLRVFLATHRSYAATADQLMVHRNTVHYRVQSAVDRYHLGLDANAFDLHFALTICRWHGAKVLRSEPK; from the coding sequence GTGGACGACCGCCGCCGCGAAGTTCTCCGCGAGACGCTCCGCGTCTTCCTCGCCACCCATCGCAGCTACGCCGCCACCGCGGACCAGCTGATGGTGCACCGCAACACCGTCCACTACCGTGTCCAGAGCGCCGTCGACCGCTACCACCTTGGCCTCGACGCCAACGCCTTCGACCTCCACTTCGCTCTCACGATCTGCCGCTGGCACGGGGCCAAGGTCCTGCGATCCGAACCCAAATGA
- a CDS encoding GlsB/YeaQ/YmgE family stress response membrane protein: MGIIAWIIIGLLAGAIAKAIMPGKDPGGIIITMLIGVAGGLLGGWLGKVIFGVDSIDGFFDLSTWIAAIVGSLILLALYRLITGNRHSHRHA, from the coding sequence ATGGGCATCATCGCGTGGATCATCATCGGCCTGCTCGCCGGCGCCATCGCCAAGGCCATCATGCCGGGCAAGGACCCCGGCGGCATCATCATCACCATGCTCATCGGCGTGGCCGGCGGCCTGCTCGGCGGCTGGCTCGGCAAGGTGATCTTCGGCGTCGACTCCATCGACGGGTTCTTCGACCTCTCCACCTGGATCGCCGCGATCGTCGGCTCCCTCATCCTCCTCGCCCTGTACCGCCTCATCACCGGCAACCGGCACTCGCACCGCCACGCATGA